In one Alnus glutinosa chromosome 14, dhAlnGlut1.1, whole genome shotgun sequence genomic region, the following are encoded:
- the LOC133857205 gene encoding protein SENSITIVE TO PROTON RHIZOTOXICITY 1-like codes for MFNTGESVQIPAEYSSGLESNPGQAQVGVSDPRVPLLNLSAVRNRMDYLQRFLSDSVNRNQLVSQDQMDVVSSEIVSAIQQIIVNGAALLACTQRTESTPPIPTAHPRILADSSGSLKVESLDEELKTENSVSELDDSEIVELDAVELLAEHIHFCDICGKGFKRDANLRMHMRAHGNQYKTPEALAKPDRMCGEASRKTKFSCPYDGCNRNRQHKKFRALKSVVCVKNHFKRSHCPKMYSCNRCNKKSFSVVADLKNHLKHCGEARWRCTCGTSFSRKDKLFGHMALFEGHMPAVWDEDERPTEPPAPAAMEVEDEDEDVGVANEAELAAASSSDNGFFDGIFDGFGSIESYGFQDVLGSPIGFDGF; via the coding sequence ATGTTCAATACCGGCGAATCTGTTCAGATTCCGGCGGAATATTCCTCCGGACTGGAGTCCAACCCCGGCCAGGCTCAGGTCGGGGTCTCGGACCCACGCGTCCCGCTCCTGAACCTCTCCGCGGTACGAAATAGGATGGATTACCTGCAGCGCTTCCTATCGGACTCGGTCAACCGCAACCAGCTGGTGAGCCAGGATCAGATGGACGTGGTCTCGTCAGAGATCGTCTCCGCCATTCAACAGATCATCGTCAACGGCGCCGCCCTCCTCGCCTGCACGCAACGCACCGAATCCACACCACCCATCCCAACGGCCCATCCGAGAATCTTGGCGGATTCCTCGGGTTCGTTGAAGGTCGAGTCTCTGGACGAGGAATTGAAAACCGAGAATTCGGTCTCCGAGTTGGACGATTCGGAGATCGTGGAGCTCGACGCGGTGGAATTACTGGCCGAGCACATTCACTTCTGTGACATATGTGGGAAAGGGTTCAAGCGCGACGCGAATCTGAGGATGCACATGAGGGCGCACGGGAATCAGTACAAGACCCCCGAGGCCTTGGCCAAGCCGGACCGGATGTGCGGCGAGGCGAGCCGGAAAACCAAGTTCTCGTGCCCGTACGATGGGTGTAACAGGAACAGGCAACACAAGAAGTTCAGGGCGTTGAAGTCGGTGGTCTGCGTGAAGAACCACTTCAAGCGGAGCCACTGCCCGAAGATGTACTCGTGCAATCGGTGCAACAAGAAGAGCTTCTCAGTGGTGGCGGACCTGAAGAACCACCTGAAGCACTGCGGGGAGGCCAGGTGGCGGTGCACGTGCGGCACCAGCTTCTCGCGCAAGGACAAGCTATTTGGACACATGGCGTTATTTGAGGGCCACATGCCGGCGGTCTGGGACGAGGACGAGAGGCCCACGGAGCCTCCGGCACCGGCGGCGATGGAGGTGGAGGACGAGGACGAGGATGTGGGAGTGGCGAATGAGGCTGAGTTAGCGGCTGCGAGTTCTTCGGATAACGGATTCTTCGATGGGATATTCGATGGGTTTGGTTCGATCGAGAGCTATGGTTTTCAGGATGTGTTGGGTTCGCCGATTGGATTTGATGGTTTTTGA